The Solibacillus sp. FSL W7-1464 genome contains a region encoding:
- a CDS encoding VOC family protein, which yields MKQAIAKLGYVALQSSNVEASLHFFQDVIGLELTEQIGDTYYLRAWGDFQHHTLSIAPGEAGRVAHIGFRTKRKEDVALFADQLGGKGYEIEHIAAWTTPGIGEAIRFTAPSGHRLELYYDIEKPVVEESRRSVLKNQTYKSYNKGASPRRLDHVNLHTDADSRVTYKFFTEELGFRINECIETEEGDILAGWMSVTPLVHDVALVSHEKLETTARFHHISYWQDNSGDLLRAADICKEHGLQIIGPGKHSISQAIYLYVIDPGSGCRVELFTGGYLIFEPDWETVVWSPEERAFGNTYWGDSITGNPLIQPTIDATGIKETKAVPALEV from the coding sequence ATGAAACAAGCAATAGCAAAATTAGGGTATGTCGCGTTACAGTCTTCGAATGTGGAAGCATCACTGCATTTTTTCCAAGATGTTATCGGCCTTGAGTTAACAGAACAGATTGGAGATACGTATTATTTACGGGCGTGGGGGGACTTCCAACACCATACACTATCCATTGCGCCAGGTGAAGCAGGTCGGGTAGCACATATCGGTTTCCGTACAAAGCGCAAAGAGGATGTGGCTTTATTTGCGGATCAATTAGGCGGCAAAGGGTATGAAATCGAGCATATTGCTGCTTGGACAACACCTGGAATTGGTGAAGCAATCCGTTTTACAGCACCATCGGGACATCGGCTGGAGCTTTACTATGATATTGAAAAACCGGTTGTGGAGGAAAGCCGCCGCTCTGTCCTGAAAAACCAGACGTATAAATCGTACAACAAAGGTGCTTCTCCTCGACGTCTTGATCATGTCAATCTTCATACGGATGCGGATTCTAGGGTCACTTATAAATTCTTCACGGAAGAGCTTGGTTTCCGGATCAATGAATGCATTGAAACAGAAGAAGGGGATATTTTAGCCGGGTGGATGAGTGTCACTCCATTAGTACATGATGTGGCATTGGTATCGCATGAAAAACTTGAAACAACAGCGCGATTCCACCACATTTCTTACTGGCAGGACAACTCAGGTGATTTACTGCGTGCTGCGGATATTTGTAAGGAACACGGCCTGCAAATTATTGGACCTGGGAAACATAGCATTTCACAGGCAATTTACTTATATGTGATCGATCCTGGAAGCGGTTGCAGAGTGGAGCTGTTTACAGGGGGTTATTTAATTTTCGAGCCGGACTGGGAAACAGTCGTATGGAGTCCCGAAGAACGTGCATTTGGCAACACGTACTGGGGGGACAGCATTACAGGCAATCCGCTTATCCAGCCAACAATTGATGCAACAGGTATTAAAGAAACGAAAGCAGTACCAGCATTAGAAGTATAG
- a CDS encoding V4R domain-containing protein: MAGSSYVDKALYTTTNTFGVLRKELIESLGLEYAKFFLQRYGWNIGITHAKEVDYLPLTLTEKLNSAVGYHLASGQITDLLSERVLHLNPDDTVKYMYAKGIWVNSYEVEEHLKHFGQSDSCICHTLAGYSSGYTSYLTKKEVYIVETTCRAKGDEHCAFEMRMLEHWDPETQSDLKKISQTRMIDDLNKTYMELFEEKKHTEKVSTFHNNLTMGISQGMHIDQILETIYNTLNIPAIVQDLSFNTHHSIGMDQAQLDFIKEDFIQQMPQTKSGKILIQPIDPMQPSQVDCPNHTRLISPIIVQKQIIGYISFIYFSKDTNFKEEMHYLQRSAVSISLCYLNEKSSLEATENIKAYFFEQLLQQQYTSKKSMISRSYLLQIDLNEDFYIGSLGVTKKGIPVHEASTISKIIQSVIVYLEMHQTSIFITEFQDEIVFLFPKKDDTDDIFQNILKHLQRKFRNYEFRIGLSRVINDIDDIVEAHRQAISSLNINKRDTIVYFEHTNILGSLINHQNSDIIVKLAHRELEPILSLKSNKRDEFLKTLYTFLNHNGNLNLTMVDLNLSMSGLVYRIQKIEELLDRNLRSSKNLFELILLIESLIVLGEIEIE, translated from the coding sequence ATGGCTGGCTCATCTTATGTAGATAAAGCGTTGTATACTACTACTAATACATTTGGGGTTTTAAGGAAGGAATTAATTGAAAGTTTGGGTCTTGAATACGCAAAATTTTTCTTGCAGCGTTACGGCTGGAATATCGGCATTACTCATGCAAAAGAAGTCGATTATTTACCACTTACATTAACCGAAAAACTAAACAGTGCTGTCGGGTATCACCTTGCTTCCGGCCAAATTACGGATCTCCTTTCGGAAAGAGTTTTACATTTGAACCCGGATGATACGGTGAAGTATATGTATGCTAAAGGAATTTGGGTGAACTCTTATGAAGTAGAAGAACATTTGAAACATTTCGGTCAAAGTGACTCCTGTATTTGTCATACATTGGCCGGTTATTCAAGCGGCTATACTTCATATTTGACGAAAAAGGAAGTATACATTGTGGAAACGACTTGTCGTGCCAAGGGAGACGAGCATTGTGCATTTGAAATGCGCATGCTGGAGCATTGGGACCCTGAAACACAATCAGATTTAAAAAAAATTAGTCAGACACGTATGATTGATGACTTGAACAAAACATATATGGAACTTTTCGAGGAGAAAAAACATACAGAAAAAGTATCGACTTTTCATAACAACTTAACAATGGGTATTTCACAAGGAATGCATATCGATCAGATTTTGGAGACCATTTACAATACGCTGAACATCCCTGCCATCGTACAGGATTTAAGCTTTAATACACATCACTCGATCGGGATGGATCAGGCGCAGCTGGATTTTATTAAAGAAGATTTTATTCAGCAAATGCCCCAAACAAAATCCGGAAAAATTTTAATTCAGCCTATCGATCCTATGCAGCCAAGTCAGGTAGATTGTCCGAATCATACCCGGTTAATTAGTCCGATTATCGTTCAGAAACAAATTATTGGTTATATTTCCTTTATCTATTTTTCGAAGGATACGAATTTTAAAGAAGAAATGCATTATTTACAACGCTCGGCCGTTTCCATCTCCCTCTGTTATTTAAATGAAAAATCAAGCCTGGAAGCGACTGAAAATATTAAAGCATACTTTTTTGAACAGTTACTGCAGCAGCAATACACTTCAAAGAAAAGTATGATCAGCCGCAGCTACCTCCTACAAATCGATTTAAACGAAGATTTTTATATCGGCAGTCTTGGTGTCACCAAAAAAGGGATTCCCGTTCATGAAGCATCCACTATTTCAAAAATTATTCAGTCAGTCATCGTCTATTTGGAAATGCATCAAACATCGATCTTCATTACAGAATTCCAGGATGAAATTGTATTCTTGTTCCCTAAAAAAGATGATACCGATGATATTTTCCAGAACATATTAAAGCATTTGCAACGTAAATTCAGAAATTATGAATTCCGTATTGGACTAAGCCGCGTCATTAACGATATTGATGATATCGTGGAGGCACATCGTCAGGCGATTTCTTCTTTAAATATTAATAAGCGCGACACGATTGTATATTTCGAGCATACAAATATACTTGGTTCGTTAATTAATCACCAAAACAGCGATATTATTGTGAAATTAGCCCACCGTGAGCTGGAACCTATTTTGTCATTAAAATCAAATAAAAGAGATGAATTTTTGAAGACTTTATACACATTTTTAAATCATAACGGAAACCTTAACCTGACAATGGTTGACTTGAATTTATCGATGAGCGGGCTTGTTTACAGGATTCAAAAAATTGAGGAACTGCTTGATCGGAACCTGCGCAGCTCTAAAAATCTTTTCGAATTAATCCTTTTAATCGAATCATTAATTGTTTTAGGTGAAATTGAAATAGAATAA
- a CDS encoding alpha/beta fold hydrolase, whose product MTVANEMTIKSGHVKTGKYTSFVHEAGSKTNETILFLHGSGPGVTSIANWSYALNDCGNEFHCLAPDLYGFADSDHPDEPLKNRQMWMDCWVEQLIELLDYYEIEKAHVVGNSLGCSIALELLLEYPERFDRVVLMGPGGTPNTKLSLELARAKSFYDNPSKKRLQQIMGWFVYDKDAMQPVIDGLTDARYANAMREEVKRSNNSIFSTAAVPIPVVALNRINHEILLIHGQNDKVCSIESSYYLAEHIPNAQLHVFPQCGHWTQIEKKESFNYLIQQFFNRKI is encoded by the coding sequence ATGACAGTAGCAAATGAAATGACAATCAAATCAGGTCACGTGAAAACAGGTAAATATACATCGTTTGTCCATGAGGCAGGTTCAAAGACAAATGAAACGATTCTATTTTTACACGGTTCAGGTCCTGGTGTAACATCAATCGCCAACTGGAGTTATGCATTGAATGACTGCGGAAATGAGTTTCACTGTTTAGCACCTGACCTATACGGCTTTGCGGATAGTGATCATCCGGATGAACCGCTTAAAAATCGCCAAATGTGGATGGATTGCTGGGTTGAACAATTAATTGAGTTACTGGATTACTATGAAATCGAAAAAGCACATGTAGTAGGGAACTCGTTAGGCTGTTCCATTGCACTCGAATTGCTGCTTGAATATCCGGAACGCTTTGACCGTGTTGTATTAATGGGTCCGGGTGGTACACCTAATACGAAGCTAAGCCTGGAGTTGGCTCGCGCAAAATCATTCTATGATAATCCTTCTAAAAAGCGTCTCCAGCAAATTATGGGATGGTTCGTTTACGACAAAGACGCGATGCAGCCGGTTATTGACGGCTTAACGGATGCACGTTATGCCAATGCAATGCGTGAGGAAGTGAAGCGTTCAAATAACTCGATTTTCTCAACGGCAGCAGTACCGATTCCGGTCGTAGCATTGAACCGCATCAACCATGAAATTTTACTGATCCATGGTCAAAACGATAAAGTATGCTCAATCGAATCAAGCTATTATTTAGCAGAACACATTCCGAATGCACAATTGCATGTATTCCCTCAATGCGGTCACTGGACGCAAATCGAGAAAAAAGAGTCATTCAATTATTTAATCCAACAATTCTTTAACCGTAAAATTTAA
- a CDS encoding VOC family protein, translating to MTNPEISKLGHFGLVSTDLEKSLWFFKEVIGLEETEEADGVHYLRAWGDFEHHTLTLRAGEESRLDHIAWRTKRPEDVDAFAENLQKEGIEINWVAEGTEKGQGKAFRFQLPSKHTFEIYFDMEKTLAAPETRSVLKNQTHKSWNRGVSPRRIDHVNLLSSIPANEFSDFMIQHLGFNLREYVEAPDGSYLGAWLSVTPLVHDIAFSFDPHSASTHEVHHISYWLDNAQDLLRAADILKENGIEFKGPGKHGISQAMYIYAIDPGSGVRLEIFTNGYLIFEPDWEPIRWTLDEMSLGFTYWGDQMDNNPENNPTIKA from the coding sequence ATGACAAATCCGGAAATTTCAAAACTTGGCCACTTTGGTTTAGTAAGTACAGATTTAGAAAAATCACTTTGGTTTTTTAAAGAAGTAATTGGTCTTGAAGAAACAGAAGAAGCAGACGGTGTTCACTATTTACGTGCATGGGGTGACTTCGAGCACCATACATTAACACTTCGCGCCGGTGAAGAGTCTCGCCTTGATCATATTGCATGGCGTACAAAACGTCCTGAAGATGTAGATGCGTTTGCTGAAAACCTTCAAAAAGAAGGAATCGAAATCAACTGGGTAGCGGAAGGCACGGAAAAAGGGCAAGGAAAAGCATTCCGCTTCCAGCTTCCTAGTAAGCATACATTCGAAATTTATTTTGATATGGAAAAAACATTGGCTGCACCGGAAACACGTTCAGTACTAAAAAATCAGACACATAAATCATGGAATAGGGGGGTATCACCGCGTCGTATCGACCATGTGAATCTATTAAGCTCTATTCCTGCAAATGAGTTTTCAGATTTTATGATACAGCATTTAGGTTTTAACTTACGTGAATATGTGGAAGCGCCGGACGGAAGCTATTTAGGTGCATGGTTAAGTGTAACACCACTTGTACACGACATTGCATTCAGCTTTGATCCGCATTCCGCTTCTACACACGAAGTACACCATATTTCATACTGGTTGGATAATGCACAGGATTTATTGCGTGCAGCGGATATTTTAAAAGAAAACGGTATTGAGTTTAAAGGGCCGGGGAAACACGGAATTTCACAGGCGATGTACATTTATGCAATTGACCCTGGCAGCGGTGTGCGTCTGGAAATCTTCACAAACGGCTATTTAATTTTCGAGCCGGACTGGGAGCCGATTCGTTGGACATTGGATGAGATGAGCCTGGGCTTCACTTATTGGGGCGACCAAATGGACAATAACCCCGAAAATAACCCGACAATTAAAGCGTAA
- the tcuA gene encoding FAD-dependent tricarballylate dehydrogenase TcuA → MLNEQADIVVVGAGNAALCAAISAAEHGAKVTVLEISSEEEKGGNTTYTHGSIRFAFKDGEEVRQLLPDMTDEEFAMTDFGSYPSEQFFDDVCTMSNFRTDYDLTSVMTDKSFETMQWLLDHNIKFIPIYGRQAYKIDGKFKFWGNMVIEAVGGGKGLVDALHNEANRSGITIHYNTAAVDLVTEQRKVRGIIVRHAGEERRIDCQAIVLASGGFHANVEMRTKYLGPGWDTVHTRGCKYNVGDGLRMAMQLGARTTGNWSGAHAVGGDRYLPDYKEGFQKLSYPFGILVNNEGKRFIDEGSDFRNYTYAKLGREILKQPGQCAWQIFDAKTKPFLREEYEGRHVSKVSAPTLEQLAEKMDGINKDRFLQEVHDYNAAVNRDTAFNPNILDGKATTGLDVPKSNWANPIEEGPFEAYAIGCGITFTYGGLKISKKAEVIHNDFTTIEGLYAAGEIVGGLYYDNYPGGAGLTSGAVFGRIAGEQAAKYSRRKITI, encoded by the coding sequence ATGTTAAATGAACAAGCAGATATCGTCGTAGTAGGTGCCGGAAATGCCGCGTTATGCGCGGCCATTTCGGCAGCAGAACATGGCGCGAAAGTAACGGTACTGGAAATTTCCTCTGAAGAAGAAAAGGGTGGGAATACGACATATACGCATGGGTCGATTCGCTTTGCTTTTAAAGATGGTGAAGAGGTTCGGCAATTGCTGCCGGATATGACGGATGAGGAATTTGCGATGACGGATTTCGGCAGCTATCCAAGCGAACAGTTCTTTGATGACGTATGCACGATGTCAAACTTTCGTACAGATTACGATTTAACATCGGTCATGACCGATAAGAGCTTTGAAACGATGCAATGGTTACTCGATCATAATATTAAGTTTATCCCGATCTATGGTCGTCAGGCATACAAAATAGACGGAAAATTCAAATTTTGGGGGAACATGGTCATCGAAGCAGTCGGCGGCGGAAAAGGCTTAGTTGATGCGTTACATAATGAAGCCAATCGTTCAGGCATTACAATCCACTACAATACAGCCGCTGTAGATCTCGTAACGGAGCAGCGAAAAGTAAGAGGGATTATCGTCCGTCATGCCGGTGAAGAACGCCGGATTGACTGTCAGGCGATTGTACTGGCAAGCGGCGGCTTCCATGCAAATGTGGAAATGCGAACGAAATATTTAGGTCCTGGTTGGGATACCGTTCATACGCGCGGCTGTAAATATAATGTGGGAGACGGCTTGCGAATGGCAATGCAGCTAGGGGCCCGAACAACAGGAAACTGGTCCGGGGCACACGCAGTTGGAGGCGACCGTTACTTGCCGGACTATAAGGAAGGCTTCCAGAAACTAAGTTATCCTTTCGGCATCCTCGTCAATAATGAAGGTAAACGCTTTATAGATGAAGGCTCCGATTTCCGAAATTATACGTACGCCAAACTCGGACGTGAAATATTAAAGCAACCGGGGCAGTGTGCATGGCAAATTTTCGATGCAAAAACAAAACCTTTCCTGCGTGAAGAATACGAAGGGCGTCACGTATCGAAAGTGTCCGCGCCTACGCTGGAACAATTAGCAGAAAAGATGGATGGTATCAATAAAGATCGTTTCCTGCAGGAAGTTCATGACTATAATGCAGCGGTCAACCGTGATACGGCATTCAATCCGAATATATTGGACGGCAAAGCAACAACTGGTCTTGACGTTCCAAAATCCAATTGGGCTAACCCGATTGAAGAAGGTCCGTTTGAAGCGTATGCCATCGGGTGCGGTATAACATTTACGTACGGCGGTTTGAAAATCTCAAAAAAAGCGGAAGTCATTCATAATGATTTCACTACGATAGAGGGCTTGTATGCAGCGGGTGAAATTGTCGGTGGTTTGTATTACGACAATTATCCGGGTGGAGCCGGTTTAACTTCCGGTGCGGTATTTGGCCGTATTGCAGGAGAACAGGCCGCAAAATATAGCCGAAGAAAAATTACGATTTAA
- a CDS encoding acyl-CoA dehydrogenase family protein, which translates to MGETVVSTLSVSEMLVENARQLIPKLREATLEIDKNSQIPDEIIQEMREKGLLKILRPKIFGGHETSMQNYFDVVTEISRGNPSAGWFTALSNIRDYMISYVYGEKALAEIFGPNRDNDVILAGNFKPIRIDIEKVDGGYFIKDAQWPFVSGAPYADWFYCGAPVDDGNGGIEMAILIVPREDVTVLDDWDVVGLKGSGSNSIVIKEVFVPDHRISLDRLAQQRHYMIDELKDNPLYRTPFVPSLTLSIAAPVLGTALGGFDVHMERVNKAGIGNTFYNKMSDAPLTHLQIAEIDMKLECARSLFENAIKILDEYSTSGKEFTQKVSIRIKAQYGYANQLCKEAYDLMLAGAGSVFAYNNNVFQAFYRDFITMHLHAFITPSSLLETHGRLMVDLEPNTYFA; encoded by the coding sequence ATGGGAGAAACAGTAGTAAGTACATTGTCTGTAAGCGAAATGCTTGTTGAGAACGCTCGCCAGCTCATTCCGAAATTACGTGAAGCAACATTGGAAATTGATAAAAACAGCCAAATTCCAGATGAAATCATTCAGGAAATGCGTGAAAAAGGATTATTGAAGATTTTACGACCAAAAATTTTCGGTGGACATGAAACAAGCATGCAAAACTATTTTGATGTCGTAACTGAAATCAGCCGCGGAAATCCGTCTGCCGGATGGTTTACAGCGTTAAGCAATATTCGCGATTACATGATTTCCTATGTATATGGCGAAAAAGCGCTGGCAGAGATTTTTGGACCAAACCGCGATAATGATGTGATTTTAGCAGGCAACTTTAAACCGATCCGTATCGATATTGAAAAAGTTGACGGCGGTTACTTCATTAAAGATGCACAGTGGCCTTTCGTATCGGGAGCTCCGTATGCCGACTGGTTCTACTGTGGCGCTCCGGTTGACGATGGCAACGGCGGAATCGAAATGGCGATTTTGATCGTGCCTCGTGAAGACGTAACAGTTTTGGATGACTGGGATGTAGTCGGATTAAAAGGATCAGGCAGTAACAGTATTGTTATTAAAGAAGTGTTTGTCCCGGATCACCGCATTTCATTGGACCGTTTAGCGCAGCAGCGTCATTATATGATCGATGAATTAAAGGACAATCCGTTATACCGTACACCATTCGTACCTTCACTGACATTGTCGATTGCAGCACCGGTACTGGGCACAGCTCTTGGCGGATTTGATGTCCATATGGAACGAGTGAACAAAGCCGGAATCGGCAATACATTCTACAACAAAATGTCGGATGCACCGCTCACACATTTACAGATTGCAGAAATCGATATGAAATTGGAGTGCGCAAGATCATTATTTGAAAATGCGATCAAAATTTTGGATGAATATTCAACGAGCGGCAAGGAATTCACGCAAAAAGTGAGTATTCGCATTAAAGCACAGTACGGCTATGCCAACCAATTATGTAAGGAAGCCTATGATTTGATGCTGGCGGGAGCGGGTTCGGTTTTTGCTTACAACAACAACGTATTTCAGGCATTTTACCGCGACTTTATTACGATGCATTTACATGCATTCATTACACCGTCAAGCTTGCTTGAAACACATGGACGTTTAATGGTGGATCTGGAGCCGAACACATATTTCGCGTAG
- a CDS encoding acyl-CoA dehydrogenase family protein, with translation MTTALTERQIEVMNKMQEIAANVRKRVKETEEIRRIPEATMQELKDSGLMYILRPERYGGLQANVETYSRVIIELSKACASTGWIASLCAIRDIMVAESFNEKAHLEIFSDNPQDVLFAGVYEPRSCTVRKVEGGYLVEEGHWMFCSGSLHATWGYFGMYTKDENDNILEQLLMTVPFNVLEIEDDWHTLGLRGTGSNAVKMKNVFVPEHRVTSFVKILDGDFQSPHLRDIPLYNSALFPCLILSLGLPGLGVVKEMLDNFKQSLPYRTAQHMGVKMIKDAASTHQLLATAELKVETAELYFMNLAKSIDEWAAKGEIMPKDLRLKALADIGYANEMLNDAVQAILRASGSGFVYDASPMQRLLRDFLTLNSHRSLSPVITRENYGRQLAGLQPNQIRY, from the coding sequence ATGACGACAGCGCTTACAGAAAGACAGATTGAAGTAATGAATAAAATGCAGGAAATTGCAGCGAATGTTCGTAAACGTGTAAAGGAAACAGAGGAGATTAGAAGAATACCGGAAGCGACAATGCAGGAATTGAAAGATTCTGGCTTAATGTATATTTTACGTCCCGAACGATACGGTGGTTTACAGGCAAATGTCGAAACTTACAGCCGGGTCATTATTGAACTATCGAAAGCATGTGCCTCAACTGGATGGATTGCTTCTCTTTGTGCGATTCGCGATATTATGGTGGCGGAATCATTCAATGAAAAGGCCCACCTGGAAATTTTCTCTGATAATCCACAAGATGTATTATTTGCCGGTGTATACGAACCAAGATCCTGTACGGTACGCAAAGTAGAAGGCGGTTACCTTGTTGAGGAAGGTCATTGGATGTTCTGTTCCGGTTCGCTGCATGCAACGTGGGGTTACTTTGGTATGTATACAAAAGATGAGAACGACAACATTTTAGAGCAGCTGTTAATGACAGTACCGTTTAATGTATTGGAAATTGAAGATGACTGGCACACATTAGGTCTTCGTGGAACAGGCAGTAATGCTGTGAAAATGAAAAACGTCTTCGTACCGGAACACCGTGTTACATCATTTGTGAAAATTCTGGACGGAGATTTCCAGTCACCGCATCTACGTGACATTCCGTTATATAACTCTGCACTGTTCCCATGCCTAATTTTATCTTTAGGCTTACCGGGGTTAGGTGTTGTAAAAGAGATGCTCGATAATTTCAAACAATCCTTACCGTACCGTACCGCCCAGCATATGGGTGTGAAAATGATCAAAGATGCGGCGAGCACACATCAGTTATTAGCAACAGCCGAGTTAAAAGTAGAAACTGCTGAACTTTACTTTATGAATTTAGCAAAATCGATTGATGAGTGGGCAGCAAAAGGTGAAATTATGCCAAAAGATTTACGCCTGAAAGCTTTGGCGGATATTGGCTATGCAAATGAAATGCTGAACGATGCGGTTCAGGCGATTTTAAGAGCGAGCGGATCCGGCTTTGTGTATGATGCGAGCCCGATGCAGCGTCTCCTTCGTGATTTCTTGACATTGAACTCCCACCGTTCACTGTCTCCTGTTATTACGAGAGAAAACTACGGCAGACAATTGGCGGGTTTACAGCCAAATCAAATTAGATATTAA
- a CDS encoding alpha/beta fold hydrolase: MTIIERKVKTGDYETFIMEGGIGNKDAVILIHGSGPGANGKANWQFVIDDYAEDFHVVALDLFGFGNTDHPEEYPENGVQWMSVRVKQVLDLMDALNIEKANLIGNSLGGVVATYLNMAAPERFNKIVLMGAGVSLSQPTPELSKLANFHLDPTKENLRNLLSWFVYDLDRMQDFVDQVVEARWEAFQRPEIQRSYRENFTRSTMIEFQIPQTALERMQNEFLLIHGYHDRFVPVQSSLYALEHLPNAELRILKRCGHWAMIEQREEFLHATKHFFTKDKKEVHS; the protein is encoded by the coding sequence ATGACAATTATAGAGCGCAAAGTAAAAACAGGGGATTACGAAACATTTATTATGGAGGGCGGTATCGGAAATAAAGATGCGGTTATTTTAATCCACGGATCTGGCCCTGGAGCAAATGGTAAAGCAAACTGGCAATTCGTCATCGATGATTATGCGGAGGATTTCCATGTAGTCGCCCTTGATCTATTCGGTTTCGGCAACACGGACCATCCGGAAGAATATCCGGAAAACGGTGTGCAATGGATGTCGGTACGCGTGAAGCAAGTGCTCGATTTAATGGATGCGCTGAACATTGAAAAAGCAAATCTGATCGGGAACTCTTTAGGCGGCGTAGTAGCGACCTATTTGAACATGGCTGCTCCAGAGCGCTTCAATAAAATTGTGCTAATGGGTGCAGGTGTCTCATTATCACAGCCAACACCGGAGCTGTCGAAACTGGCAAACTTCCATTTAGATCCAACAAAAGAAAACTTGCGCAACTTACTGAGCTGGTTCGTCTATGACTTGGACCGCATGCAGGACTTTGTGGATCAAGTGGTGGAGGCTCGTTGGGAAGCATTCCAACGCCCGGAAATTCAGCGTTCCTACCGTGAAAACTTTACACGTTCAACAATGATTGAATTCCAAATTCCGCAAACGGCACTGGAGCGTATGCAAAATGAGTTTTTATTAATCCATGGTTACCACGATCGTTTCGTGCCGGTACAAAGCAGTCTTTATGCGCTGGAACACTTGCCGAATGCAGAGCTGCGTATCTTAAAAAGATGCGGTCACTGGGCAATGATCGAACAGCGTGAAGAATTTTTACACGCGACAAAGCACTTTTTCACAAAGGATAAAAAAGAAGTACATTCTTGA
- a CDS encoding MFS transporter — MFPTSKRGFLKLLIVLIAFQDVAAGVAGSIMADLIVAFPEFSPTTVMLIATIPGLLQIFPSLFYGKLANKFSKRALLTTGLILFIIGGVMPFFLSNLFAIIVFRGILGLGVGITLPLSIDIITGFFDGRERDFLIGFGTSTIACVGAIFFQVVGGMLADAYGWNYGFLVYLFPIWILAITFLFLPEPKKQEVPNASIKDVLFKAPKTVYGFTIGQIVFSAFIYGYVTNISIIIQTEGLGNATEAGLAISLFTTGTLITGFIFGKLRSMLPNMIVPLGVLLTATGILWCSAVGSLTMIFVASVLGGMGLGIVLPGVLARVSELSNLAKGISFVGIAAAGQGLGGIVSPYMFATLLGIFGLEGGRSTLLVSSIGLFVLAIVWTVIITRKSPLSINDSEGQTEVA, encoded by the coding sequence ATGTTTCCAACATCCAAAAGAGGTTTTTTAAAGCTTTTAATTGTCCTGATTGCCTTCCAAGACGTAGCTGCTGGTGTAGCCGGATCGATTATGGCCGACCTTATTGTAGCGTTTCCGGAGTTTAGCCCTACTACGGTTATGTTAATTGCAACAATACCCGGGTTGCTTCAGATTTTTCCTTCCCTTTTCTATGGGAAGCTAGCGAATAAATTTTCAAAACGTGCATTATTAACGACCGGGTTAATCTTATTTATAATTGGCGGGGTCATGCCATTCTTCTTAAGCAATCTATTCGCAATTATCGTTTTCCGTGGCATTTTAGGCCTTGGTGTTGGTATTACTCTACCTTTATCCATTGATATTATTACTGGTTTCTTTGATGGCCGTGAACGTGATTTCCTGATCGGGTTCGGTACGTCGACAATCGCATGTGTTGGTGCAATTTTCTTCCAGGTAGTCGGCGGTATGCTGGCAGACGCTTACGGCTGGAACTATGGATTCCTAGTGTACTTATTCCCTATTTGGATTTTAGCTATTACGTTCCTGTTCTTACCGGAACCGAAAAAGCAAGAGGTGCCCAATGCTTCAATTAAAGATGTACTTTTTAAAGCGCCGAAAACAGTATACGGCTTCACGATTGGTCAAATTGTTTTCTCTGCCTTCATTTATGGCTATGTGACAAATATCTCAATCATTATTCAGACTGAAGGTTTAGGAAATGCGACGGAAGCCGGTCTGGCAATTTCACTCTTTACAACAGGTACACTGATAACAGGCTTCATCTTCGGTAAACTGCGTTCGATGTTGCCAAACATGATTGTACCACTAGGTGTACTGTTAACAGCTACCGGGATTTTATGGTGTTCTGCCGTAGGAAGTTTAACGATGATTTTTGTAGCAAGTGTACTAGGTGGCATGGGTTTAGGAATCGTACTTCCTGGTGTATTAGCTCGAGTATCGGAGCTATCAAACTTGGCAAAAGGAATTTCCTTTGTCGGAATCGCTGCTGCCGGTCAAGGTTTGGGCGGTATTGTGAGCCCTTATATGTTTGCCACTCTGCTAGGTATTTTTGGCTTAGAAGGCGGGCGCTCTACTTTACTAGTATCTTCTATTGGTCTATTTGTTTTAGCAATTGTCTGGACGGTTATTATAACAAGAAAATCTCCACTATCCATTAATGATAGTGAAGGTCAGACAGAAGTTGCTTAA